Proteins co-encoded in one Octopus sinensis linkage group LG6, ASM634580v1, whole genome shotgun sequence genomic window:
- the LOC115213223 gene encoding uncharacterized protein LOC115213223 yields MLVPDSSSHPDPKSYVTRLRSYFSSLQLMHPLDQSIPSHVPPDIDKWTHVFVRDDSVKGPLVSPYKGPFSVLSRTPKSLDINGRAETVSVDKLKRAHCEVSSSFDDTPTTPTFDLLQPPTHVPLTTPSTTPPPSLPQPNTSKPYVTRTCRTVHWPPKRTRTIYI; encoded by the coding sequence ATGCTGGTGCCAGACAGTTCATCGCATCCTGATCCAAAGTCATATGTCACCAGACTTCGCTCGTATTTCTCAAGTCTTCAACTCATGCATCCGCTTGACCAGTCTATTCCCTCTCACGTCCCACCGGACATTGACAAATGGACTCATGTTTTTGTTCGGGATGATTCTGTCAAAGGACCTCTCGTTTCTCCTTATAAAGGACCATTTAGTGTGCTATCACGCACACCCAAAAGTCTCGACATCAATGGTCGGGCAGAGACTGTGTCGGTCGACAAACTTAAAAGGGCACATTGTGAGGTGTCCTCATCCTTTGATGATACCCCAACCACGCCCACCTTTGATCTTTTACAACCACCTACACATGTACCTTTGACCACACCATCAACTACACCTCCACCTTCGTTGCCACAACCTAACACGAGCAAACCCTATGTCACTAGGACATGCCGCACTGTGCATTGGCCCCCAAAACGCACCAGAACTATTTACatctaa